GTGGTTCTGGACCGACCAATACGGCTGCAACGTGCAGATGCTGGGCCTGCCCCAGCCGGACCTTGTCTATGCCTGCCGCGGCGTGCCCCAAGCGCAGGCCGAGGCGCCCAAGTTCATCTGGCTTGGCCACCGCGACGGCGTGCCGGTGCATGCCATCGCCATCAACGCCGGCGGCGACCTGCGCCAGCTGCGCGTGCTGTTCGAACAAGGCATCGCCATCGATCCCGAGCGCTACGCCGACGAAACCGTGGCGCTCAAGCCGCTGGTGAAAGCCTGCCAGCAGAACGCCGCCGCGTCCTGAACCCCACCAATACCGCCCCCGCATCGACAGGAGCTTTTCATGTATCAATCGCAAACCGTCATCGGCCTTACGATGGCGTCCAAGGACACTGCCCTGGCCGACTGTTTCTGGCCGGAAGACGCGCTGCACTACATCCCGGACTGGGTCTACACCAGCCGCGCCGTCTACGACCAGGAAGTGGAGAAGATCTTTCACGGCAAGACCTGGAACTACGTGGCCCTGGAAGCCGAGCTGCCGAACGCGGGCGACTACAAGCGGTCCTACGTCGGGCCGACCCCGGTGGTGGTGTCGCGCGCCGAAGATGGCTCGGTCAATGTGTTCGAGAACCGCTGCGCCCACCGCGGCGCGGAGTTCTGCCGCCACAGCCAGGGCAACGCCAAGGAATTCGTCTGCCCCTACCACCAGTGGTCCTACGACCTCAAGGGCAATCTGCAGGGCATCCCCTTCAAGCGCGGCGTGAACCGCGAAGGCGGCATGCCCAAGGACTTCAAGAACGAAGACCACGGCCTGCGCAAGCTGCGCGTCACCACGCGCAACGGCGTCATCTTCGCGTCCTACAGCGATGAGGTCGAACCCATCGAGGAATACCTGACGCCGGAGATCCTGGCCGATTTCGATACCGTCTTCCCGGGCAAGAAGCTCAAGATCCACGGCTACTACCGCAACGAGCTGCCGTGCAACTGGAAGATGTACCACGAGAACCTGAAGGATCCTTACCACGCGACGCTGCTGCATTCGTTCCTGGTGGTGTTCGGGCTGCTGGTGGCGGGCAACAAGTCCGCCATGCTGGTCGACCCGGTGCATGGCCGCCACGGCACCATGGCCTCGGCCAAGAGCGAGGACAAATACGCCAACGTCAGCGAAGAGAACAAGAAGGAAATGCGCTCCTTCCACGATGGCCTGCACCTGCAGGACGACCGCTTCCTGGAGTTCGTCAAGGAATTCGATTCGCCCTGGTCGGTCACCATGCAGACCGTCTGGCCCAACCTGATCGTGCAACGTGAAATGAACACGCTGGGCGTGCGCCAGATCGTGCCCAACGGACCCGACAGCATGATCATGCAATGGACCATGTTCGGCTACGAGGACGACACGCCCGAGATGGAGCGCCACCGTCTGCGCCAGGGCAACCTGATGGGGCCGGCGGGCTTCCTCGGCCTGGAGGACAACGAAGCCATGAAGTTCGTGCAGGAAGGCGTGCGCCGCGCCAGCACCGACGTCAACGTGCTGAAGCTGGAATCCGGCAAGCAAGGCACCTCCAACACGCTGATCTCGGAAGCCGCGATCCGCTCCATGTACAGCTATTACCGCAGCGTGATGGGCTTCTGAGGCAGGAACCAGGAAACATGAGAACCCGATTCGAATACTCCCCCCGCAAGATCGATCCCGCGCGCGCCATCGCGCTGCGACTGGAGATCGAGGAATTCCACGCCGACTACTGCGCCGCCCTGGACGCGGGCCAGGTCGAGGCCTGGCCGGACTTCTTCACCGAGGACGGCCTGTACCGCGTCACCGCGCGCGAGAACGCCGAACTGGGCCTGCCCGTCGGCCTGGTGTACTCCGAAGGCCGCGCCATGATGCATGACCGCGCCGTGGCCATTTCACGCACCCAGATGTTCGCCCCGCGCTACATGCTGCATCTGGTCAGCAACACCCGCGTCATCAGCGAATCCGCCAACGGCGAGATCGAGTCCCAGGCCGCGTTCATGCTGATGCAGACGCTGGTGGAAGGCCCCACCACGCTGCACCTGGCCGGCACCTACTACGACCGCTACACGCGGCAGGACGGCATGCTCAAGCTGAAGGAACGGCAGGTGGTGTATGACACCACCATCCTGGCCAACGACCTGGTCTATCCCGTCTAGAACGCGGGAGACCAACACAAAAGGGTTGCGCCGGCGAGGCGCAACCCTTTTTTTTCCCGCACGCCGCGCCGGTTCAGGCCTGCGTGGCGCGCACGGCTTCGTCCCGCGTCAGCACGGTGGCGTACTTCTGCTGCATGTCGAAGAGGTTGGCGTCATGCGGGCCGATGGCGCGGTCGCCCACGCAATCCGACACCACCAGCGGCCGGAAGCCGTACTGCATGGCATCCACCACGCTGGCCCGCACGCAGCCGCTGGTGACC
The sequence above is drawn from the Achromobacter xylosoxidans genome and encodes:
- a CDS encoding aromatic ring-hydroxylating dioxygenase subunit alpha; protein product: MYQSQTVIGLTMASKDTALADCFWPEDALHYIPDWVYTSRAVYDQEVEKIFHGKTWNYVALEAELPNAGDYKRSYVGPTPVVVSRAEDGSVNVFENRCAHRGAEFCRHSQGNAKEFVCPYHQWSYDLKGNLQGIPFKRGVNREGGMPKDFKNEDHGLRKLRVTTRNGVIFASYSDEVEPIEEYLTPEILADFDTVFPGKKLKIHGYYRNELPCNWKMYHENLKDPYHATLLHSFLVVFGLLVAGNKSAMLVDPVHGRHGTMASAKSEDKYANVSEENKKEMRSFHDGLHLQDDRFLEFVKEFDSPWSVTMQTVWPNLIVQREMNTLGVRQIVPNGPDSMIMQWTMFGYEDDTPEMERHRLRQGNLMGPAGFLGLEDNEAMKFVQEGVRRASTDVNVLKLESGKQGTSNTLISEAAIRSMYSYYRSVMGF
- a CDS encoding aromatic-ring-hydroxylating dioxygenase subunit beta produces the protein MRTRFEYSPRKIDPARAIALRLEIEEFHADYCAALDAGQVEAWPDFFTEDGLYRVTARENAELGLPVGLVYSEGRAMMHDRAVAISRTQMFAPRYMLHLVSNTRVISESANGEIESQAAFMLMQTLVEGPTTLHLAGTYYDRYTRQDGMLKLKERQVVYDTTILANDLVYPV